In Brevibacillus brevis NBRC 100599, a single genomic region encodes these proteins:
- the coaBC gene encoding bifunctional phosphopantothenoylcysteine decarboxylase/phosphopantothenate--cysteine ligase CoaBC: MHSLAGKRIVLGVSGGIAAYKAAALTSKLTQVGALVHVILTESALQFVQPLTFQALSHLPVYTDTFTEPDPHVISHIELADRADLILIAPATANVIGKMANGIADDMLTTTVLATKAPVMVAPAMNVNMYNHPAVIANMDKLTAYGYRFVEPGVGLLACGWIGKGRLAEPEEIVEAVRQWFASDETRQTIREKDLQDKHVLITAGPTREKIDPVRYITNHASGKMGYAIAEAARDRGAKVTLVSGPTTLARPDGVEFIAVESVQEMFDAVMEQLPHCDIVVKSAAVSDYRPKHVAEHKLKKGDGPLDLVLEKAPDILKTIGERKTKQFVVGFAAETQNVLQHAQSKLERKNLDMIVANNVLLEGAGMGSDTNIVTLLTRGGEQLALDKLSKRAVADKLFDAVLAVQEHRPLQDLS, encoded by the coding sequence ATGCATTCGCTTGCAGGAAAACGAATTGTTCTTGGAGTATCTGGCGGCATTGCTGCTTATAAGGCTGCTGCACTGACCAGCAAGTTGACACAAGTAGGTGCATTGGTGCATGTCATTTTGACAGAGAGCGCCTTGCAGTTTGTTCAGCCTTTGACGTTTCAAGCCTTGTCTCACCTGCCTGTTTATACAGATACATTTACGGAGCCAGATCCACATGTGATTAGCCATATTGAACTGGCTGATCGAGCTGATCTCATTTTGATTGCGCCAGCAACGGCAAACGTGATTGGCAAAATGGCGAATGGCATTGCGGATGATATGCTGACGACGACTGTATTGGCTACGAAAGCGCCTGTCATGGTCGCGCCTGCCATGAACGTCAATATGTACAATCACCCCGCGGTTATCGCCAATATGGATAAGCTTACGGCTTATGGTTATCGGTTTGTGGAACCGGGTGTCGGGCTTTTGGCATGTGGCTGGATTGGCAAAGGGCGTTTGGCGGAGCCAGAGGAGATCGTCGAAGCTGTGCGTCAGTGGTTTGCCTCCGATGAGACCAGACAAACGATCCGAGAAAAAGATTTGCAGGACAAGCACGTACTGATCACAGCGGGACCGACTCGTGAAAAAATTGATCCCGTTCGTTACATAACCAATCATGCTTCAGGAAAAATGGGCTACGCCATCGCGGAAGCGGCACGAGACAGAGGGGCAAAGGTCACGTTGGTCAGTGGGCCGACAACCTTGGCACGTCCTGATGGAGTAGAATTCATCGCGGTGGAATCGGTACAAGAAATGTTCGATGCCGTCATGGAGCAGTTGCCACACTGTGACATTGTCGTCAAATCAGCAGCCGTTTCCGATTATCGACCGAAGCATGTAGCTGAACATAAGCTGAAAAAGGGTGATGGTCCACTCGACCTCGTGCTAGAAAAAGCACCCGATATTTTAAAGACGATCGGTGAGCGCAAAACGAAGCAATTCGTCGTAGGCTTTGCAGCAGAGACCCAAAATGTGTTACAGCATGCCCAGTCCAAGCTGGAGCGAAAAAATCTCGATATGATCGTAGCCAATAATGTGTTGCTTGAGGGAGCAGGTATGGGGAGCGATACGAATATCGTGACCTTGCTAACCCGTGGCGGAGAGCAACTGGCATTGGATAAATTGAGTAAGCGGGCTGTGGCAGACAAGCTGTTTGATGCTGTCCTTGCGGTGCAAGAGCATAGGCCGCTCCAAGACCTGTCATGA
- the gmk gene encoding guanylate kinase: protein MSMVDRGLLLVLSGPAGVGKGTVCKALREVMPGLVYSVSATTRQPRPGEVEGVNYFFKSQEEFKRMIEEDALLEWAEYVGNYYGTPRQFVDDMLNEGRDVILEIEVQGALQVKESFPQGTFLFLAPPDLNELENRIVGRGTESQEIIRKRMEVARAEIELMDHYDYVVVNDVIESACDRIQAIITAEHLKKDRQVHKYRKWLQEVE, encoded by the coding sequence ATGAGCATGGTTGATCGTGGTCTCCTTTTGGTTCTTTCCGGACCAGCTGGTGTGGGAAAAGGAACAGTATGCAAGGCACTTCGTGAAGTGATGCCTGGTCTGGTGTATTCTGTTTCCGCTACCACACGCCAGCCGCGTCCTGGAGAGGTAGAAGGAGTTAATTACTTTTTTAAAAGCCAGGAAGAGTTCAAGCGGATGATTGAAGAAGATGCTCTCCTGGAATGGGCAGAATACGTGGGGAATTACTACGGAACCCCTCGTCAGTTCGTGGACGATATGCTCAATGAAGGGCGCGATGTCATTCTTGAGATTGAAGTTCAGGGTGCTCTTCAAGTAAAAGAGAGCTTCCCGCAAGGTACATTCCTGTTCCTGGCTCCGCCTGATTTAAACGAACTGGAAAACCGGATCGTGGGACGCGGGACAGAATCACAAGAGATCATTCGCAAACGCATGGAAGTGGCGCGTGCTGAAATCGAGCTCATGGACCACTACGATTATGTAGTCGTCAATGACGTCATCGAATCGGCGTGCGATCGTATCCAAGCGATTATTACAGCGGAGCATCTGAAAAAAGATCGTCAGGTTCACAAATATCGCAAATGGTTACAGGAGGTTGAATAG
- a CDS encoding YicC/YloC family endoribonuclease: MIRSMTGYGRKEDSKGSIRATVEIRAVNHRFSEIVVRLPKAWNMLEDSIRKLVAQYVKRGRVDVNVSVEGKSSSATVMDIDWDVAEQLVSISREMTQRFALETPLTVKDLLHFPGVIHTKESEDDNVEELAEWLQDLVRGAALDLVSMKETEGKLLHADLASRLTAVNTWTREISQLAPLCKEDYKGRLEQRVSEWAGLTPFELDPARVAQEVAFFADKSDISEELTRLDSHCQQFANQLGKEEAIGRKLDFLLQEMNREANTIASKANHLRIQHLAVEIKTELEKMREQIQNVE; encoded by the coding sequence GTGATTCGAAGCATGACTGGTTACGGTAGAAAAGAAGATAGCAAAGGCTCCATTCGAGCAACAGTCGAGATACGTGCAGTGAATCACCGCTTTTCTGAGATTGTCGTGCGCCTGCCCAAAGCGTGGAATATGCTTGAGGATTCGATTCGTAAGCTGGTTGCACAGTATGTCAAAAGAGGGCGTGTCGATGTCAATGTCTCAGTGGAAGGGAAAAGTTCTTCTGCTACGGTTATGGACATTGACTGGGATGTAGCTGAACAGCTAGTCTCCATTTCCCGCGAGATGACTCAGCGTTTTGCGCTAGAGACGCCTTTAACCGTCAAGGATCTGCTACACTTTCCTGGCGTGATACATACCAAAGAGTCAGAGGACGACAATGTGGAGGAGCTGGCAGAGTGGCTCCAAGACCTAGTCAGGGGCGCCGCCTTGGATCTCGTTTCGATGAAAGAGACCGAGGGTAAACTGTTGCACGCTGATCTAGCCAGTCGCCTGACTGCCGTCAACACATGGACGCGGGAGATCTCCCAGTTGGCCCCACTTTGTAAGGAAGATTATAAGGGCCGACTCGAGCAACGCGTAAGTGAGTGGGCCGGTTTGACGCCTTTTGAATTGGACCCTGCTCGTGTAGCGCAAGAGGTTGCCTTTTTCGCTGATAAAAGTGATATTAGTGAAGAGTTGACCCGTTTAGATAGTCATTGCCAACAGTTTGCCAATCAATTAGGCAAAGAAGAAGCAATTGGTCGAAAACTGGATTTTCTGCTCCAGGAAATGAATCGGGAAGCCAATACGATTGCTTCCAAAGCGAATCATTTGCGCATTCAGCATTTAGCTGTCGAGATCAAGACAGAACTGGAGAAGATGCGGGAGCAAATACAGAATGTCGAGTAG
- the priA gene encoding primosomal protein N' — translation MIAQIIVDVPVNRTNRPFDYHVPPWLRPLIRIGSRVVVPFGPRQLQGYVIGIVEDDQAIPDRSRLKDVVQVQDDTPPLTPELLKMSEWMSKQYLCPWVTAVQAMLPAVLKGKSEKWLTATDALDEEACGRSGLLWELFRKRQLLLTEVEKQFAEEYLLVPGWIQSGLLATEYQVRDKITRKQQSFVRSLLDEGKLEEAIGSLPARAEQMRRVLQLMLMHNEQSLSVQMLRDEYGITRSPLKSLEAKGWIAIEQVEVYRDPYANRRFQDKQKPVFTPLQEEVLTPILQSIESGTYASYLLHGVTGSGKTEVYLEAIERTLEKGREAIFLVPEIALTPQMVERFKARFGADVAVLHSALSQGERFDEWRKIIRKQVKVVVGARSAIFAPFRNVGLIVIDEEHESSYKQEETPRYHAREVALWRAKENQGVLVMGSATPALETYALATRGRYELLRMPERVGNRPMPEVHVVDMREELQAQNRSMFSRKLHEMIADRLAKEEQMVIFLNRRGFSTFVMCRSCGYTMRCIHCDISLTYHKSNHTARCHYCGYTIAQPKHCPECQSEHIRFFGTGTQKVEAELAKLFPGIRVIRMDVDTTSRKGSHEELLNKFRSGQGDVLLGTQMIAKGLDFPRVTLAGIIAADTSLHLPDFRAAEKTFQLLTQVGGRAGRHELDGDVVIQTYTPEHYSIVHATKHDYPAFYQDEMMQRRRTGYPPYFRLVLITFSHEEVPVVIRGAHTMADYLRQRLAQTTILLGPVASPIARVKDRFRFQIMLKYRDEPQLSELLAQATAAFEEWNKQQKVLMTIDVDPYVLL, via the coding sequence ATGATTGCCCAAATTATCGTGGACGTTCCGGTCAATCGAACGAATCGACCTTTTGATTACCATGTTCCGCCTTGGTTGCGTCCACTGATTCGCATTGGTAGCCGCGTGGTTGTCCCGTTTGGCCCTCGTCAATTGCAAGGCTATGTTATCGGGATCGTAGAGGACGACCAAGCCATACCAGATCGTTCGCGACTAAAAGATGTCGTGCAGGTACAAGACGACACTCCTCCTCTCACGCCAGAGCTGCTAAAGATGAGCGAATGGATGTCCAAGCAATACTTGTGTCCGTGGGTAACAGCTGTACAGGCGATGCTTCCGGCTGTGCTCAAAGGGAAGTCGGAGAAGTGGTTGACAGCGACAGACGCATTGGATGAAGAGGCATGCGGGAGATCGGGGCTTCTGTGGGAATTGTTTCGCAAACGGCAACTACTGCTGACAGAAGTGGAGAAACAATTTGCAGAGGAGTATTTACTCGTTCCGGGCTGGATACAAAGCGGTCTGCTTGCTACGGAGTATCAAGTAAGAGACAAAATAACTCGCAAGCAGCAATCATTTGTCCGAAGCTTATTGGATGAGGGGAAGCTGGAGGAAGCGATTGGTTCGTTGCCAGCACGGGCAGAGCAGATGCGCCGTGTCCTTCAACTGATGCTCATGCACAACGAGCAGTCCTTATCTGTACAAATGCTGCGGGATGAATACGGAATTACGCGCTCTCCACTGAAAAGCCTGGAAGCAAAAGGCTGGATCGCGATCGAGCAAGTGGAGGTTTACCGGGACCCGTACGCTAATCGACGATTCCAGGATAAGCAGAAGCCTGTCTTTACCCCGTTACAGGAAGAGGTACTGACACCTATCTTGCAATCGATTGAATCGGGAACCTATGCTTCTTACTTGCTCCACGGGGTTACCGGAAGCGGTAAGACAGAAGTATATCTTGAAGCGATCGAACGCACGTTGGAAAAAGGGCGCGAGGCGATCTTTCTCGTTCCTGAAATCGCACTGACTCCGCAAATGGTTGAGCGCTTCAAAGCTCGTTTTGGCGCAGATGTAGCTGTCTTGCACAGTGCGTTGTCGCAAGGAGAGCGTTTTGACGAGTGGCGCAAGATCATTCGCAAGCAAGTGAAAGTGGTGGTGGGTGCCCGATCTGCCATCTTTGCTCCGTTTCGGAATGTTGGCTTGATTGTGATCGATGAAGAGCATGAGAGTTCGTATAAGCAAGAAGAGACCCCGCGATATCATGCACGAGAAGTAGCTCTGTGGCGAGCGAAAGAGAATCAGGGTGTCCTTGTCATGGGAAGCGCGACTCCTGCCTTGGAGACGTATGCATTGGCTACGCGAGGCCGATACGAGCTGTTGCGTATGCCGGAGCGTGTCGGGAATCGCCCGATGCCAGAGGTACATGTCGTGGATATGCGCGAGGAGCTTCAGGCCCAGAATCGCTCGATGTTCAGCCGGAAGCTGCATGAGATGATTGCGGATCGATTGGCAAAAGAAGAACAGATGGTCATTTTCCTTAATCGAAGAGGCTTTTCTACCTTTGTCATGTGCCGCTCCTGCGGATATACGATGCGTTGCATTCATTGCGACATCTCGCTTACTTATCATAAATCGAATCATACGGCGCGCTGCCATTACTGTGGATACACCATTGCACAGCCTAAGCATTGTCCGGAGTGTCAAAGTGAGCATATCCGCTTTTTTGGTACGGGAACGCAAAAGGTGGAAGCCGAGCTGGCAAAACTTTTCCCTGGAATTCGGGTCATCCGAATGGATGTGGACACGACCTCGCGAAAAGGCTCTCACGAAGAGCTGCTAAATAAATTCCGCTCAGGTCAAGGCGACGTTCTGCTCGGTACGCAGATGATTGCCAAGGGACTTGATTTTCCACGAGTGACGCTGGCGGGCATCATTGCAGCGGATACGTCCTTGCATCTGCCCGACTTCCGTGCAGCGGAGAAGACATTTCAGCTTTTGACGCAGGTAGGTGGACGGGCAGGACGGCATGAGCTGGACGGCGATGTTGTGATTCAGACGTATACGCCGGAGCACTATAGCATTGTTCATGCGACTAAACATGATTATCCCGCATTTTATCAGGATGAAATGATGCAGCGCAGACGAACAGGCTACCCGCCATATTTCCGTCTCGTATTAATTACGTTTAGCCACGAGGAGGTACCTGTTGTGATCCGTGGTGCGCATACGATGGCTGACTATTTGCGGCAGCGTTTGGCACAGACGACGATCCTCTTGGGCCCTGTGGCTTCGCCCATTGCAAGGGTGAAGGATAGATTTCGTTTTCAGATCATGCTAAAATATCGTGATGAACCGCAACTGTCAGAGCTGCTCGCTCAGGCGACGGCTGCGTTTGAAGAATGGAACAAACAGCAGAAAGTATTGATGACGATTGACGTCGACCCTTACGTACTGCTTTAG
- the remA gene encoding extracellular matrix/biofilm regulator RemA has product MAIKLINIGFGNIVNANRIISIVSPESAPIKRIIQEARDRNMLVDATYGRRTRAVIITDSDHVILSAVQPETVAQRLTTKDDESDE; this is encoded by the coding sequence ATGGCAATCAAGCTAATCAATATCGGTTTTGGCAACATCGTCAATGCCAACCGCATTATTTCAATTGTAAGTCCGGAGTCCGCTCCTATCAAACGGATCATCCAGGAAGCGCGCGATCGCAACATGCTAGTGGACGCTACCTATGGGAGACGTACACGTGCGGTCATTATTACAGACAGCGATCACGTGATTTTGTCAGCGGTACAGCCAGAAACAGTGGCACAACGCTTGACTACGAAGGATGACGAATCGGACGAATAA
- a CDS encoding DUF2512 family protein: MNIVLKLLFNGIIAIPGLWWSGTSLMFAVLASVIVSLLGYVLDLTILPRTNNTFASTADFLFVYASLWLGCYLFGQTISLSGLLLTTFAITVVEYFFHGYLQRHGVHHSKHPG, from the coding sequence TTGAACATCGTTCTCAAGCTCTTGTTTAACGGAATCATTGCCATTCCAGGGCTTTGGTGGTCAGGGACGTCCCTTATGTTTGCCGTGCTCGCAAGCGTGATTGTTAGTTTACTGGGTTATGTATTGGATTTGACAATCCTCCCTCGTACAAACAATACGTTTGCAAGCACCGCTGATTTCTTGTTCGTGTATGCCTCCTTGTGGCTTGGCTGTTACTTGTTTGGTCAGACCATATCCTTATCAGGTTTGCTGTTGACGACATTTGCCATTACGGTGGTGGAATACTTTTTCCATGGTTACCTGCAACGGCACGGCGTCCACCATTCCAAACATCCGGGCTGA
- a CDS encoding Rqc2 family fibronectin-binding protein, which translates to MAFDGVVTRSVARELHKLVGGRISKIHQPHHSDIIMQVRTQGETVKFLLSANPTYPRLHITTEEFTNPLEAPMFCMLLRKHCEGGVIESVRQIGMERIIHIDVRTRDELGDTAVRRIIVEIMGKHSNIILIDPATGIILDSAMHVTLAISQYRQVTPGRPYVTPPSQDKRDPLTVTEQAFISSLDWNGGRLDKQIVDGYTGISPLLAKEILHRAGLANRESLWAAFSQVMKAISDHAYVPSIVEANGKAYFHVVELTHLSNGVTTPYPSVQECLQAFYEGKALRDTVKQRAHDLIRFVTVERNKNVKKIEKLQQTLKDAHEADLFRLYGELITANMHQMKRGDRELVTVNWYDEAGGTITIPLDPLKTPSENLQSYYKRYNKAKNSLSIVSEQIEQAQAELLYLDGVLVQLEHATLKDAEEIREELVEQGYMRDRKKRGPRKKKDTRPELDTYLSSDGIEILVGKNNKQNEYLTNKLASSQETWLHTKDIPGSHVVIRAREFSDETLLEAANLAAFFSRAKEGSQIPVDYTLVKHVKKPSGAKPGYVIYEQQRTLYVTPDEALIRRLKSNTSSTNSATT; encoded by the coding sequence GTGGCATTTGATGGCGTAGTAACCCGCTCTGTTGCGCGGGAATTACATAAACTGGTAGGAGGACGCATCTCAAAAATCCACCAGCCCCACCATAGCGATATTATTATGCAAGTACGGACACAAGGAGAAACGGTAAAATTCCTCCTGTCTGCAAACCCGACCTATCCCCGCTTACACATCACGACAGAAGAATTCACGAATCCGCTGGAAGCTCCGATGTTTTGCATGCTATTGCGCAAGCATTGTGAGGGCGGCGTAATTGAATCCGTCCGGCAAATCGGGATGGAGCGAATCATTCACATCGACGTACGCACCCGGGATGAGCTGGGTGACACGGCTGTCCGCCGCATTATTGTAGAGATCATGGGCAAGCACAGCAACATCATCCTCATCGATCCTGCAACCGGAATAATTTTGGATAGCGCCATGCACGTGACGCTCGCCATCAGCCAGTACAGACAAGTTACGCCCGGCAGACCTTACGTCACTCCTCCGAGCCAAGATAAACGCGACCCTCTCACTGTAACGGAGCAAGCGTTTATTTCTTCCCTCGATTGGAACGGCGGTCGTTTGGACAAGCAAATCGTAGATGGCTATACCGGGATCAGTCCCTTATTGGCAAAAGAAATTTTGCACAGAGCCGGCCTCGCGAATCGTGAATCACTGTGGGCTGCCTTTTCACAGGTGATGAAAGCAATCAGCGATCATGCGTATGTGCCATCCATTGTAGAGGCAAACGGCAAAGCGTATTTTCACGTCGTCGAGCTGACACATCTCTCAAATGGAGTTACAACCCCCTATCCTTCCGTCCAAGAATGCTTGCAGGCATTTTACGAAGGAAAGGCGCTCCGTGACACCGTCAAACAACGTGCGCACGATTTGATTCGCTTTGTCACTGTTGAGCGCAATAAAAATGTAAAGAAAATCGAGAAGCTCCAGCAAACGCTGAAAGATGCGCATGAAGCAGATCTGTTTCGTCTGTACGGTGAATTGATCACCGCCAATATGCACCAAATGAAGCGAGGGGATCGCGAGCTCGTCACAGTCAACTGGTATGACGAAGCGGGAGGTACCATCACCATTCCGCTCGACCCATTAAAGACCCCGTCGGAAAATTTGCAGTCGTATTACAAACGGTATAACAAGGCCAAAAACAGCCTTTCCATCGTGAGTGAGCAGATTGAGCAAGCGCAGGCTGAACTCTTGTATTTGGACGGCGTATTGGTCCAACTGGAACATGCCACCCTAAAAGATGCCGAAGAAATTCGCGAGGAGCTCGTTGAGCAAGGCTACATGCGAGATCGTAAAAAACGTGGCCCGCGCAAGAAAAAAGATACCCGACCAGAGCTGGATACGTACCTTTCTTCGGATGGCATTGAAATTTTGGTCGGCAAAAACAATAAACAAAATGAATACCTGACCAACAAGCTCGCATCGTCGCAAGAAACATGGCTGCACACCAAGGATATTCCTGGATCCCATGTGGTCATTCGCGCTCGGGAATTTTCGGATGAGACGTTGCTTGAAGCAGCCAATCTGGCGGCTTTCTTCAGTCGCGCCAAAGAAGGAAGTCAGATTCCCGTAGATTATACGCTCGTGAAGCATGTAAAAAAACCGAGCGGGGCCAAGCCTGGCTATGTGATCTACGAACAGCAACGAACGCTGTATGTGACACCGGATGAAGCACTGATCCGCCGTTTAAAATCAAACACCTCTTCTACGAATAGTGCGACTACCTAA
- the fmt gene encoding methionyl-tRNA formyltransferase, with protein sequence MKDARILFMGTPDFAVSSLTAVLEAGYNVIGVVTQPDRPVGRKQVLTPPPVKEAALRHGLLVLQPEKIKAEEALEEVLALKPDLIITAAYGQILPKKLLDAPKYGCINVHASLLPKYRGGAPIHKSIVEGEAETGVTIMYMVEALDAGDMLSKVVVPIEERDTVGTLHDKLAAAGSELLIATVPPLLAGELVAEQQDHSEATFAPNIKRTDEKIDWSRSAEQIYNQVRGLNPWPVAFTTCEGKIWKLWWVEKMPASGEGKEPGTIIACEEDGIVVACGSGAVKITELQPEGKKRMSALDFLRGAGSSIEIGTKVGE encoded by the coding sequence TTGAAAGATGCTCGCATCCTGTTTATGGGTACGCCTGACTTTGCTGTATCGAGTCTTACGGCAGTACTCGAAGCAGGCTACAACGTGATTGGAGTCGTAACACAACCCGATCGTCCCGTTGGACGCAAGCAAGTATTGACGCCGCCCCCCGTGAAGGAGGCGGCTTTGCGTCATGGACTTTTGGTATTGCAACCGGAAAAAATCAAGGCAGAGGAAGCGCTTGAAGAAGTGCTGGCCCTCAAGCCTGATCTGATCATTACCGCGGCATATGGGCAGATTTTGCCTAAAAAACTGCTCGATGCCCCGAAATATGGCTGCATTAATGTGCACGCCTCTCTTTTGCCGAAATATCGCGGGGGTGCCCCGATTCATAAATCGATTGTTGAGGGAGAAGCGGAAACAGGCGTAACGATCATGTACATGGTGGAAGCTCTCGATGCAGGGGATATGCTGTCCAAGGTAGTCGTGCCGATTGAAGAGCGCGATACAGTGGGGACCTTACATGACAAATTGGCTGCGGCAGGCTCTGAGCTGTTGATTGCTACTGTTCCGCCCCTGTTGGCTGGTGAGCTTGTAGCAGAGCAACAGGATCATTCGGAAGCGACTTTTGCCCCGAATATCAAGCGTACAGACGAAAAAATTGACTGGAGCCGTTCTGCGGAACAGATTTACAACCAAGTCCGCGGCTTGAATCCATGGCCTGTCGCATTTACCACATGCGAAGGAAAGATTTGGAAGCTGTGGTGGGTAGAAAAAATGCCTGCGTCCGGTGAAGGCAAAGAGCCGGGAACCATCATCGCCTGTGAGGAAGACGGTATCGTTGTCGCTTGCGGTAGCGGTGCTGTGAAAATAACCGAATTGCAGCCAGAAGGCAAAAAACGTATGAGTGCACTCGACTTTTTGCGCGGAGCGGGCAGCAGCATTGAAATCGGCACAAAGGTAGGAGAATAG
- the rpoZ gene encoding DNA-directed RNA polymerase subunit omega, with protein MLYPSIDELTEKAESKYILVTVASKRARQLRENSEVQVVRPKSKKFVGLALEEFISDELVHEFLDGRK; from the coding sequence ATGTTGTATCCATCTATTGACGAATTGACCGAAAAGGCAGAGAGCAAGTACATCCTGGTGACAGTCGCATCCAAGCGTGCGCGTCAGCTTCGCGAAAACAGCGAAGTTCAAGTCGTGAGACCAAAATCCAAAAAGTTTGTAGGTTTGGCACTGGAGGAGTTCATCTCCGACGAGCTCGTTCACGAGTTTTTGGACGGTCGCAAATAA
- the def gene encoding peptide deformylase translates to MAIRTIVKHPDPILREKAMVVTKFNSNLHKLLDDMADTMYDADGVGLAAPQVGISKRVIVMDCGDGLIEMINPEIIEHEGEQYDYPEGCLSIPGLQGDVRRHKWIKLRGHDRNGNVVELEADDLLSRCAQHEIDHLNGVLFIDVADKVYKVNPNQEGE, encoded by the coding sequence ATGGCGATTCGCACAATTGTAAAACATCCAGATCCGATTTTGCGTGAAAAGGCAATGGTCGTAACCAAATTTAATTCCAACTTGCACAAGCTGCTTGATGATATGGCAGACACGATGTACGATGCAGACGGTGTAGGCTTGGCTGCTCCACAAGTGGGCATCTCCAAGCGTGTCATCGTGATGGATTGCGGTGATGGACTGATTGAAATGATCAATCCGGAAATCATTGAGCATGAAGGGGAGCAATACGATTATCCAGAAGGTTGCTTGAGCATTCCTGGCCTGCAAGGAGACGTTCGTCGCCACAAGTGGATCAAGCTGCGCGGTCATGACCGTAACGGGAATGTGGTTGAGCTCGAGGCAGACGACCTGTTGTCCCGTTGTGCTCAACATGAAATCGATCATTTGAACGGTGTCCTCTTTATCGATGTAGCTGACAAGGTGTACAAAGTAAACCCGAACCAGGAAGGGGAATAA